The following are from one region of the Rosistilla carotiformis genome:
- a CDS encoding ECF-type sigma factor, with product MNSEGDSNNNPELDELVEGVRRGDNLALEQVFHQYFPYLVSFAHSRMRRRRLGCDGEGAAASAMRSFVSGAGAGRFAQLKTQQDLFRLLSVIVLRKSIKYSNRDGRYIHISEQAGDSSSNNFLSIFAFPTGPVAEQALIVQETLEQLLQALGKDVLQTIVLMQLEGHAKPFIADALKLSVRTVERHISNIRDTLTKIEAAENE from the coding sequence ATGAACAGTGAAGGCGACAGCAACAACAATCCAGAACTGGATGAATTGGTCGAAGGTGTCCGGCGTGGCGACAACCTCGCCCTGGAACAGGTATTTCACCAATATTTCCCTTACCTGGTGTCGTTTGCTCACAGCCGGATGCGCCGCCGTCGCCTAGGATGCGACGGGGAAGGAGCTGCGGCCAGCGCCATGCGCAGCTTTGTCAGCGGGGCGGGAGCAGGACGATTTGCCCAACTGAAAACTCAACAAGACCTCTTCCGATTGTTGAGTGTGATCGTGTTGCGGAAGTCAATCAAATACAGCAATCGCGACGGACGCTACATCCACATCTCCGAACAGGCGGGCGACTCGTCGAGCAACAACTTCCTTTCGATCTTCGCCTTCCCCACCGGGCCGGTGGCCGAACAAGCATTGATCGTCCAAGAAACGTTGGAACAATTGCTGCAAGCGTTAGGGAAAGACGTTTTGCAAACCATTGTGCTGATGCAACTGGAAGGACACGCCAAGCCGTTTATCGCCGACGCATTAAAGCTCTCGGTTCGCACGGTGGAACGACACATCTCCAATATCCGCGATACCCTGACCAAGATTGAAGCAGCAGAAAACGAATGA
- a CDS encoding TolC family protein: protein MLRSSTIVLLIASVVLGNAGCNRALYRKKADREAYNLIDEKVCHSGEDPGHALRIEIDSHSRMFDPFDPDRPPMPKDDPKSNTYMNCVDGKRGYPLWHANGDTNTAENPDWWRFLPLDERGVLVLDSDTAFQLARLNSPGYQEELETLYLSALDVSSERFRFDTQFFGGFQSFYTADGRLRSGDGESSSNLAIGPYSTGQRPWSMQRSFTTGADLVVGMANSIVWEFSGPNTQSASTVLDFTLIQPLLRGAGRDRVMERLTLSERRLLANVRAFERYRRSFYLSITTGRSVDSGPSRSGGVFGVGLEGFSGLGGGFAGLGGGGNAGIGNGGGVAQAGGFLGLLQDQLQIQNQEENVARLRENLLLLNDTLVEMLTTIPLDQEAIPRQRLQVAQAQQALLSAQSQLVSQQAAFNASVDSFLGDLGLPPYLCVEIRDPVLNQFQLISPDLKNRRNEIADIRTRVGNINTKLLLSGKEVINPTTNLPELKIVWDEQVAESLQQLQAQLAPIAALQQTFIQTDLPNIQRDIEALAAAVPDRQRASSQLLEIYQREKDQICTLLPLTMVDESLFDPADFERIGDGLVEDFNKLESRMKAYAIEIKSIDEGLQELVHSRDSQQAIQQADRQGGLSEQIRDKGILAAQDLIAAIGEDVLAMQLIQARARIESVSLPEVDISAPQALEIARQQRRDWANARASLVDSWRLIEFNADNLESSLDITFSGDIQNTDSNPFKLRGDAGRLRAGLQWDAPLTRLQERNTYRQSLIEYQQARRNYYQYEDGVWQLLRGQIRQLRANQVNFELQRSAVRMAAEQISLNEDLRLLREARGLSSGPTAARDIIFALSDLLNAQNGFLNIWVNYEVVRRNLDLDMGTMELTPDGYWIDPGVIRADTVGSINRFSGNTPGMIVEATDINLP from the coding sequence ATGCTCCGATCATCAACCATCGTATTGTTGATTGCCAGCGTGGTGCTGGGCAACGCGGGTTGCAACCGCGCGCTGTATCGCAAAAAAGCGGACCGCGAAGCGTACAACTTGATCGATGAGAAGGTCTGTCACAGTGGGGAAGATCCCGGCCATGCGCTGCGAATCGAAATCGACAGCCACAGCCGGATGTTCGATCCGTTTGATCCCGACCGTCCGCCGATGCCCAAGGACGATCCCAAATCGAACACCTACATGAACTGCGTCGACGGGAAACGCGGCTATCCGCTGTGGCACGCCAACGGCGACACGAACACTGCCGAAAATCCCGACTGGTGGCGTTTCTTGCCGCTGGATGAACGGGGCGTGCTGGTGCTTGATTCGGACACGGCGTTCCAGTTGGCGCGGTTGAATTCCCCTGGCTACCAAGAGGAATTGGAGACGTTGTACCTGTCGGCGTTGGATGTCAGCAGCGAACGGTTCCGCTTCGACACCCAATTCTTCGGCGGCTTTCAATCCTTTTACACCGCCGACGGACGCCTGCGTTCAGGGGACGGCGAGAGCAGTTCAAACCTGGCGATCGGTCCCTACAGCACGGGACAACGGCCCTGGTCGATGCAGCGCAGCTTCACCACCGGTGCCGACCTCGTCGTGGGAATGGCAAATTCGATCGTCTGGGAATTCAGCGGTCCCAACACACAAAGCGCATCGACAGTGCTCGACTTCACGCTTATCCAACCGCTACTGCGCGGTGCTGGACGCGACCGCGTGATGGAGCGGCTGACGCTCTCCGAACGGCGACTGCTGGCGAACGTTCGCGCGTTTGAACGCTACCGTCGCAGCTTTTATCTGTCGATCACCACGGGCCGCAGCGTCGATTCGGGCCCCTCGCGCAGCGGTGGCGTGTTTGGCGTCGGCCTGGAAGGCTTCTCGGGACTCGGCGGCGGCTTCGCCGGACTCGGCGGCGGTGGAAACGCGGGAATTGGTAACGGCGGCGGCGTCGCCCAGGCGGGCGGTTTCCTGGGCCTGTTGCAGGACCAACTGCAGATTCAGAACCAAGAGGAAAACGTGGCTCGGCTGCGTGAGAACCTGTTGTTGCTGAACGACACGCTCGTCGAAATGCTGACCACGATCCCGCTGGACCAGGAAGCAATTCCGCGGCAACGCTTGCAGGTCGCTCAGGCCCAACAGGCGTTGCTCTCAGCACAAAGCCAATTGGTCAGCCAGCAAGCGGCGTTTAACGCATCGGTCGATTCGTTCTTAGGAGACCTGGGACTGCCACCCTATCTCTGCGTCGAAATCCGCGACCCCGTGCTCAATCAATTTCAATTGATCTCTCCCGACCTGAAAAACCGTCGCAACGAGATCGCCGATATCCGCACCCGCGTGGGCAACATCAATACGAAACTGTTGCTCTCGGGCAAGGAAGTCATCAATCCAACCACCAACCTGCCCGAATTGAAGATCGTCTGGGACGAACAGGTCGCCGAATCGTTGCAGCAATTGCAAGCACAATTGGCCCCGATCGCCGCGCTGCAGCAAACGTTTATCCAAACCGATCTCCCCAACATCCAACGCGATATCGAAGCCTTGGCCGCGGCGGTTCCCGATCGCCAACGCGCTTCGAGCCAGTTGTTGGAGATCTACCAGCGTGAAAAGGACCAGATCTGCACGCTGCTACCGCTGACGATGGTCGACGAATCGCTGTTCGACCCCGCCGATTTCGAACGCATCGGCGACGGGCTTGTCGAAGATTTCAACAAGCTCGAAAGTCGCATGAAAGCTTACGCGATCGAAATCAAATCGATCGACGAAGGTTTACAAGAACTGGTTCACTCGCGCGATTCTCAACAGGCGATCCAACAAGCCGACCGCCAAGGCGGGTTGTCCGAGCAGATTCGCGACAAGGGAATCCTAGCCGCTCAAGATCTGATCGCGGCGATCGGCGAGGACGTCCTGGCGATGCAACTGATCCAGGCGCGGGCACGGATCGAAAGCGTCTCGTTGCCGGAGGTCGATATCAGCGCACCGCAAGCGCTCGAAATCGCGAGACAACAGCGGCGTGATTGGGCCAACGCACGCGCTTCGCTTGTCGACTCCTGGCGTTTGATCGAATTTAACGCCGACAACCTGGAAAGTTCGCTCGACATCACCTTCAGCGGCGATATCCAAAACACCGATAGCAATCCGTTCAAACTCCGCGGCGATGCGGGACGATTGCGTGCCGGACTGCAATGGGACGCACCGCTGACCCGGCTGCAGGAACGCAACACCTACCGTCAATCGCTTATTGAATACCAACAAGCACGCCGGAATTACTATCAGTACGAGGACGGGGTGTGGCAGTTGCTGCGGGGTCAGATCCGCCAGCTGCGCGCCAACCAAGTGAACTTCGAACTACAACGCTCGGCGGTTCGCATGGCCGCCGAACAGATCAGCTTGAACGAGGACTTGCGACTGTTGCGAGAGGCCCGCGGTTTGTCCAGCGGTCCGACCGCGGCTCGCGATATCATCTTCGCGTTAAGCGATCTGTTGAACGCTCAAAACGGCTTCCTGAACATCTGGGTCAACTACGAAGTCGTGCGGCGCAACCTCGATCTCGATATGGGAACGATGGAATTGACTCCCGATGGCTATTGGATCGATCCGGGCGTGATTCGCGCCGATACCGTCGGTAGCATCAATCGGTTTTCCGGCAACACCCCCGGGATGATCGTCGAGGCCACCGACATAAACCTTCCGTAG
- a CDS encoding DUF2461 domain-containing protein encodes MSSRSMYTDDCLQFLEELRHNNDRQWFAENKERYEASVREPSLRLIEAIGPRLEKLSPFFPAVAKRVGGSLMRIHRDTRFAKDKTPYKTNIGIQFRHEAGKDVHAPGFYVHFEPERCFVGAGCWHPDSQALLAIRRKIDDEPTRWKRARDAKAFRENYRLEGESLKTTPRDFFKDHPLIDDLRRKDFIGLSPLAESDVTSPDLVTTILAKFRAARALMQFLCESGCVPF; translated from the coding sequence ATGAGTTCCCGATCGATGTATACGGACGACTGTTTGCAGTTCCTGGAAGAGTTGCGGCACAACAACGATCGCCAGTGGTTTGCGGAGAACAAAGAGCGGTATGAAGCGTCGGTCCGCGAGCCGAGCTTGCGGTTGATCGAAGCGATCGGTCCGCGTTTGGAAAAACTATCTCCTTTCTTTCCGGCAGTCGCCAAACGCGTTGGCGGTTCGCTGATGCGGATCCACCGCGACACGCGATTCGCCAAAGATAAAACGCCTTACAAGACGAACATCGGAATCCAGTTTCGCCACGAGGCGGGCAAAGATGTTCACGCCCCCGGCTTCTACGTTCACTTTGAGCCAGAGCGATGCTTCGTCGGAGCGGGGTGTTGGCATCCCGATTCGCAAGCACTGTTGGCGATCCGACGCAAGATCGACGATGAACCGACGCGTTGGAAACGGGCACGCGACGCCAAGGCCTTCCGCGAGAACTATCGTCTGGAGGGAGAGAGTCTGAAGACAACGCCCCGCGACTTTTTCAAAGATCATCCGTTGATCGACGATCTGCGTCGCAAAGACTTCATCGGCTTGAGTCCGTTGGCCGAGAGCGACGTGACGTCACCGGATTTGGTGACGACGATCCTTGCCAAGTTTCGAGCGGCGAGAGCGTTGATGCAGTTCTTGTGTGAAAGCGGTTGCGTGCCGTTTTGA
- a CDS encoding coiled-coil domain-containing protein produces MQTATIGRLNYQIGAETGDLRRDTQLSRSEIGMVRRAMRESKTDAERYAEQLDVLTRAMHTGAITSADYVDTVAALQAKTPQAVAAAKALADETRRGEQITLQYLTAEERHEAQARDLKAMLDNQSISQETYTRALRDSEQTLPSVIAAEERRNRELAEAAQITDRATTAEERYDRETQDLKRHLDAGRISQETYTRSLAEAENRLPSVRQAERERTEAMQRSEQWTRSLETATEKYQREMQELTTALRRGEISQELYARGARRAADSIQSANPGRIASGMSSMQTRMIGMAAAAFSVHQAFATMRDGVVEAMGRIDETAKNSRKLGFEESGDLIGLQMAASEYSGVDGRTTNTAVQRMVRRIAEAANGTGEARGALRELKLDAKELAQLSPDQQFAAVADAISQIGNQGDAVRLTMKMVDSEGVALVNTFRAGSSGLAAVRAEADALGLTFSDVDAAKVEAANDAIGRASMALDGMWNTLAIEFAPEVVVVSEELQNWAKWLRSGNAELDETADKVGFIGKVFKGLGLLRDHGVMGVLNGSAAAATLADGITSGLTPSAPKREPIDTQSPADVEMQRMESQMNTLRRKAEEAENGQSDANRNALKQSGASPEMLAEYDRLQKRIAAAEALKKAEADAAQSAKQAAAEKQSADDQAQRQAEQLTQQLETKAERLQRELGYYRDLRDAGRISDQTFARAKRKAEQDARGGAEKQGAPSTAGRGTAEAYKMIVDAMRAQAADKPEDKIVAATEKGNSELEKLNGKIEQLGDVFGSVG; encoded by the coding sequence ATGCAGACCGCGACCATCGGCCGACTCAACTATCAGATCGGTGCCGAAACCGGCGATCTGCGACGCGATACGCAGTTGTCGCGATCGGAAATCGGCATGGTGCGTCGCGCGATGCGTGAGAGCAAAACGGATGCCGAGCGGTATGCCGAACAGCTCGACGTCCTCACGCGAGCCATGCACACCGGGGCGATCACGTCAGCCGATTATGTCGACACGGTTGCTGCACTGCAGGCGAAGACGCCACAAGCGGTCGCCGCGGCAAAGGCACTGGCTGACGAGACCCGGCGCGGCGAACAGATCACGCTGCAGTATCTGACGGCCGAGGAACGCCACGAAGCCCAAGCACGCGATCTGAAAGCGATGCTCGATAACCAGTCAATCTCACAAGAGACGTACACTCGCGCGTTACGAGATTCAGAGCAGACGCTGCCGTCGGTGATTGCGGCCGAGGAACGTCGCAACCGGGAGCTGGCCGAAGCGGCTCAGATCACCGATCGAGCGACGACGGCCGAAGAACGCTACGACCGCGAAACGCAGGACCTGAAACGGCACCTCGACGCTGGCCGGATCTCGCAAGAGACCTACACGCGATCGCTCGCCGAAGCGGAAAACCGTCTGCCAAGTGTGCGACAAGCGGAGCGGGAACGTACCGAAGCAATGCAACGGTCGGAACAATGGACCCGCAGCCTCGAAACCGCGACGGAAAAATACCAACGCGAAATGCAAGAGCTAACGACCGCGTTGCGTCGCGGCGAAATCAGCCAAGAACTCTACGCCCGCGGTGCGCGACGGGCAGCCGATTCAATTCAATCGGCAAACCCTGGCCGAATCGCCAGCGGAATGTCGTCGATGCAGACACGCATGATCGGGATGGCGGCGGCTGCGTTTTCGGTTCACCAGGCATTTGCGACCATGCGTGATGGCGTGGTCGAAGCCATGGGGCGGATCGATGAAACCGCAAAGAACAGCCGCAAGCTTGGGTTCGAAGAATCCGGCGATCTGATTGGTCTGCAGATGGCCGCGTCGGAGTACTCCGGCGTCGACGGCCGGACGACAAACACCGCGGTGCAACGGATGGTCCGCCGGATCGCTGAAGCTGCCAACGGTACCGGCGAGGCCCGCGGAGCGTTGCGCGAGCTGAAGCTGGATGCGAAAGAGTTGGCCCAGCTGTCACCCGATCAACAGTTTGCCGCCGTCGCCGATGCAATCAGTCAGATCGGCAACCAGGGGGACGCGGTTCGGCTAACCATGAAGATGGTCGACAGCGAAGGCGTTGCGTTGGTCAACACGTTCCGCGCAGGATCCTCCGGCCTGGCCGCGGTGCGAGCCGAAGCCGACGCGTTGGGGCTGACATTCTCCGATGTTGACGCGGCAAAAGTCGAAGCGGCAAACGACGCAATCGGACGGGCCAGCATGGCGCTCGATGGAATGTGGAACACGCTGGCAATCGAGTTTGCACCCGAAGTGGTTGTCGTCAGTGAAGAGCTGCAGAACTGGGCCAAATGGCTCCGGTCTGGAAACGCCGAACTCGATGAGACCGCCGACAAGGTGGGATTCATCGGGAAGGTGTTCAAGGGGCTGGGCCTGCTGCGAGATCACGGCGTGATGGGCGTGCTCAATGGATCGGCTGCCGCGGCGACGCTTGCCGATGGGATCACAAGCGGCCTGACGCCAAGTGCACCGAAGCGTGAGCCGATCGACACCCAGTCGCCAGCCGATGTGGAAATGCAGCGGATGGAATCGCAGATGAATACGCTGCGACGCAAAGCGGAAGAAGCGGAGAACGGACAATCCGACGCGAATCGAAACGCCCTCAAGCAATCCGGTGCGAGCCCCGAAATGCTCGCCGAATACGATCGGTTGCAAAAGAGAATCGCAGCGGCCGAAGCACTCAAAAAGGCCGAAGCCGACGCGGCACAGTCAGCCAAGCAAGCAGCGGCGGAGAAGCAATCGGCTGACGATCAGGCCCAACGGCAGGCCGAGCAATTGACGCAGCAATTGGAGACCAAAGCAGAGCGTCTGCAGCGAGAGCTCGGATACTACCGCGATCTACGCGACGCCGGTCGGATTTCGGACCAGACGTTCGCCCGCGCGAAACGCAAGGCCGAACAGGACGCCCGCGGCGGAGCCGAAAAACAGGGTGCACCATCGACGGCCGGCCGCGGTACCGCCGAGGCCTACAAGATGATCGTCGACGCGATGCGAGCCCAAGCCGCCGACAAACCGGAGGACAAGATCGTCGCGGCGACCGAGAAGGGGAACAGCGAATTGGAAAAGCTAAACGGCAAGATTGAGCAACTGGGCGATGTCTTTGGGAGCGTTGGATAA
- a CDS encoding NAD(+) synthase, with the protein MHPHGYVRITAASPPVHVGAPRKNAVEIQVLLQQHVESDIVLFPELSLTGYTAADLFGQQQLLDAAMDALQQIVTASAGRDQLIVVGLPVSVADSLYNCAAAIDNGRLLGIVPKQFLPNYKEFYEARWFRAADGGEPATIEIENEPIPFGIDLLFRSGDAVVGIEICEDLWTPNPPSGLMAVAGSNILLNLSASTETVGKASWRTDLVKSQSGRCIAAYAYAGAGPTESTTDVVFGAHCMVAENGAILSHSRRVGDGQPAWQGATSATVDVDIQKLGHDRRTIGSFDDARSTLPRRYRKIDFSLAQTPDRALQRDIAPRPFVPSDPDTLADRCSEIFEIQSAGLAQRIRQLPQNMPLFIGVSGGLDSTLALVVAAKMCQRYDWPTSRIHGITMPGFGTTDQTRESADRLMQQLGVTRETIDIRPLCLQAFQSLQHQPLGIDAENRDVETLQLQLVQTPNDAQDLVFENIQARIRTFLLMSRGFVLGTGDLSEQALGWSTYNGDHMSMYNVNTSVPKTLVRFLVRFAGDHHFDESVRSTLHQIADAVISPELMPPTEEGAIRQSTEATIGAYELHDFFLFHFIRNGYTPDKILWLAKQAKFSEPYDDKTLADTMQTFFKRFFANQFKRTCVPDGPKVGSVSLSPRGDWRMPSDADPDAWRR; encoded by the coding sequence ATGCACCCTCACGGATATGTCCGCATCACCGCCGCGAGCCCTCCGGTTCATGTGGGCGCACCTCGCAAAAACGCGGTGGAGATTCAAGTTCTGCTGCAACAGCACGTTGAATCGGACATCGTCCTTTTTCCCGAACTCTCCCTGACCGGCTACACCGCGGCCGATCTGTTTGGACAACAACAATTGCTCGACGCGGCGATGGACGCGTTGCAGCAGATCGTTACCGCATCGGCCGGCCGCGATCAATTGATCGTCGTTGGGTTGCCGGTCAGTGTCGCGGACAGCCTGTACAACTGCGCCGCCGCGATCGATAACGGCCGGCTGTTGGGAATCGTTCCCAAACAGTTCCTCCCCAACTATAAAGAATTCTACGAGGCGCGGTGGTTTCGAGCCGCCGACGGCGGCGAACCGGCAACGATTGAAATCGAGAACGAACCGATTCCCTTTGGCATCGATCTGCTGTTTCGATCGGGAGATGCGGTTGTGGGGATCGAGATCTGCGAAGACCTCTGGACTCCCAATCCCCCCAGCGGCCTGATGGCAGTCGCGGGGTCTAACATCTTATTAAACCTGTCCGCAAGCACAGAAACGGTGGGCAAAGCCAGCTGGCGAACCGATCTCGTCAAGTCGCAATCCGGACGCTGCATCGCCGCCTATGCTTACGCCGGCGCGGGCCCAACCGAATCGACAACCGATGTCGTCTTTGGTGCGCATTGCATGGTCGCCGAAAACGGAGCCATCCTGAGCCACTCGCGCCGCGTGGGCGATGGTCAACCGGCGTGGCAGGGGGCGACATCGGCCACCGTCGATGTCGACATTCAAAAACTGGGACACGATCGCCGCACGATCGGTTCGTTTGACGACGCACGCAGCACGCTACCGCGTCGATATCGCAAGATCGATTTTTCGCTCGCCCAAACTCCTGATCGCGCCCTGCAGCGCGACATCGCTCCGCGGCCGTTTGTCCCGAGCGATCCAGATACGCTTGCCGACCGTTGCAGCGAGATTTTTGAGATCCAATCGGCCGGCTTGGCTCAGCGAATTCGTCAGCTGCCCCAAAATATGCCTCTCTTTATCGGCGTCTCCGGCGGCCTCGACAGCACGCTCGCGTTGGTCGTCGCCGCGAAAATGTGCCAGCGCTACGACTGGCCGACCTCCCGAATCCACGGAATCACCATGCCCGGCTTTGGCACCACCGACCAGACGCGGGAGAGTGCCGACCGGTTGATGCAACAACTGGGCGTGACGCGGGAGACGATCGACATTCGCCCCCTGTGCCTGCAAGCGTTTCAATCGCTGCAGCATCAGCCGTTGGGAATCGATGCCGAAAATCGGGACGTTGAAACGCTGCAGCTCCAGTTGGTTCAAACGCCCAACGATGCCCAAGACTTGGTGTTCGAGAACATTCAAGCGAGGATTCGAACCTTTTTGCTGATGAGTCGCGGGTTTGTTTTGGGAACCGGCGACCTATCGGAACAGGCGTTGGGATGGTCGACCTACAACGGCGATCACATGTCGATGTACAACGTCAACACATCGGTCCCCAAAACGCTAGTCCGCTTCCTGGTCCGATTCGCCGGCGACCATCACTTCGACGAATCGGTCCGCAGCACGCTGCACCAAATCGCCGACGCGGTGATTTCTCCCGAACTAATGCCCCCCACCGAAGAGGGAGCGATCCGCCAGAGCACCGAAGCAACGATCGGGGCTTATGAACTGCACGACTTCTTTTTGTTCCACTTCATCCGCAACGGCTACACGCCCGACAAGATCCTCTGGCTGGCCAAGCAGGCCAAGTTTTCGGAACCTTACGACGACAAAACGCTAGCCGATACGATGCAGACCTTTTTCAAACGGTTCTTTGCGAATCAGTTCAAACGGACGTGTGTCCCGGATGGCCCCAAAGTGGGCAGCGTCAGCCTGTCGCCGCGGGGCGATTGGCGAATGCCGAGCGATGCCGATCCCGACGCCTGGCGGCGATAA
- a CDS encoding site-specific integrase: MAKPKKHPNGTWTLIASYQKARRNVTIGKVSTSEARKFAAQVDAVINHNRHGSKTLPPELLAWVQSLSEMHKTQLGELGLFDFRTNDMTVGELGRAFEADYKQRSDVSAKSTRNVSVMLRNRISKIEDVQLKDIEPTMRSVHSTAAPVFSESAKRILADFNSWQRNFYAQATWTRDNKMWRSIGLWAVKQGICQHSPFSILSLASMVNDERNVYIPAEWVLDAMESCLTPDIRITFAMGRFAGFRTCSEVRTLKWQDVDVESGTLTILDSKKKKPRVMPLFNHVRDELERQRKSTGDTRFVVSEQMRSRSSSATYQRAREAVLRSGREPWGRLLQNLRASCENDLLEIFPERQVTTWIGHTVKVSRDHYQKMRQRDCDNAIEAAKQLSPF; the protein is encoded by the coding sequence ATGGCAAAACCGAAGAAACATCCTAACGGCACATGGACGCTGATCGCTTCGTACCAGAAGGCGCGAAGAAACGTGACGATCGGAAAAGTCAGCACATCCGAAGCGCGGAAGTTTGCCGCGCAGGTCGATGCCGTGATCAACCACAACCGTCACGGCAGCAAAACTCTTCCACCAGAATTGCTGGCGTGGGTACAATCGCTATCCGAAATGCACAAGACCCAGCTAGGCGAGCTTGGGTTGTTCGACTTCCGCACCAATGATATGACCGTGGGGGAACTCGGAAGGGCGTTCGAAGCGGACTACAAGCAGCGATCCGACGTCAGTGCGAAATCGACACGCAACGTGAGCGTGATGCTACGGAATCGAATTAGCAAAATCGAAGACGTCCAGCTGAAAGACATCGAGCCCACAATGCGTTCGGTTCACTCGACCGCCGCACCAGTGTTCAGCGAATCGGCAAAGCGGATCCTGGCCGACTTCAATTCATGGCAGCGGAACTTCTACGCGCAAGCAACGTGGACGCGTGACAATAAGATGTGGCGCAGCATCGGGCTTTGGGCTGTCAAGCAAGGGATTTGTCAACACAGTCCGTTTTCAATTCTATCGCTGGCCAGCATGGTCAACGACGAACGCAACGTCTACATCCCGGCCGAGTGGGTTCTCGACGCGATGGAATCATGTTTGACACCTGACATTCGGATTACGTTTGCAATGGGCCGGTTTGCTGGATTCCGGACTTGTTCGGAGGTTCGCACATTGAAGTGGCAGGACGTCGACGTCGAATCCGGCACGTTAACAATTCTTGACAGCAAGAAGAAGAAGCCTCGGGTGATGCCGTTATTCAATCACGTTCGCGATGAACTTGAGCGCCAGCGCAAATCGACGGGCGACACTCGGTTTGTCGTGTCAGAGCAGATGCGTAGCCGATCGTCATCGGCTACTTACCAGCGAGCAAGGGAGGCGGTTTTGCGATCGGGCCGCGAACCGTGGGGGCGGCTACTTCAGAACCTTCGTGCAAGCTGCGAAAACGACCTGCTTGAAATCTTCCCGGAGCGGCAAGTGACGACGTGGATTGGGCACACCGTCAAGGTCAGCCGAGACCACTATCAGAAGATGCGTCAACGCGACTGCGACAACGCGATCGAAGCGGCCAAGCAGCTAAGCCCATTCTAG
- a CDS encoding helix-turn-helix domain-containing protein yields the protein MAVDTTVSRYRAALLQEAELEKRLIDARTERQICEKMLALRGGRGDDKSANRVHAEEVITKHADRLEPSDWEMLDSEFCTTGEAARYTGLSATSIKRYCDRGDFATKRSSMKRRLISTVSLVEFMINGKTEETS from the coding sequence ATGGCGGTGGATACAACGGTTTCGAGGTATAGGGCTGCACTATTGCAGGAAGCGGAATTGGAAAAACGACTCATTGACGCCAGAACCGAGCGTCAGATTTGTGAAAAGATGCTGGCGTTGAGAGGCGGCCGCGGCGACGATAAATCGGCCAACCGTGTCCATGCCGAAGAAGTGATCACAAAGCACGCCGATCGACTGGAGCCAAGCGATTGGGAAATGCTCGATAGCGAATTTTGCACGACCGGCGAGGCAGCTCGCTATACCGGACTATCGGCTACATCGATCAAACGATATTGCGATAGAGGCGACTTTGCGACCAAGCGGAGCTCAATGAAGCGGCGTCTAATTAGTACGGTTTCGCTAGTGGAATTTATGATCAATGGCAAAACCGAAGAAACATCCTAA
- the gp17 gene encoding tail completion protein gp17 yields MIVDVQQFVTAWLNTDATINGIVAKRITADELDKHQVYPAIRHTIISTNEDTDLDGNAVALHSRLQIDCLALNRHEANALCRLVRNRLRGYWGTYDGFVVHGLIPVDAQRNQFTQPKASDQGIRAAIQDFRISYQP; encoded by the coding sequence ATGATCGTCGACGTTCAACAATTTGTAACCGCCTGGCTCAACACCGACGCGACGATCAATGGGATTGTTGCCAAGCGCATCACGGCCGACGAACTGGACAAGCATCAAGTTTACCCAGCAATCCGGCACACGATCATTAGCACGAATGAAGACACCGATTTGGATGGCAACGCCGTCGCCTTGCATTCGCGTCTACAGATTGATTGCCTCGCACTCAACCGTCACGAAGCGAACGCGTTGTGTCGTTTGGTACGCAATCGGCTGCGTGGCTATTGGGGTACCTACGATGGATTCGTTGTGCACGGCCTGATCCCCGTCGACGCACAACGCAACCAGTTCACACAACCCAAAGCCAGCGACCAAGGCATTCGCGCGGCAATTCAAGACTTTCGAATCAGCTACCAACCTTAA